One window of Cydia pomonella isolate Wapato2018A chromosome 7, ilCydPomo1, whole genome shotgun sequence genomic DNA carries:
- the LOC133520160 gene encoding sodium channel protein Nach produces MKVYPGVYQRNGSKTEKEKHDNGISLFATSLRHQTTEFFNNSSLHGVRYIAEKDRPFCEKFMWFSFCAVGAVTTCIIIVSLWEKFQTNPTITGLDTDFHNWEVPFPAVTICDLNPVDEELLQQYINTTWGDTPPSHAAEMLRWLATLSYHTIVERAKEFAIDPELVGRGSEVMSSPAADPKKAVYSIVRHPDSLFYECEWKGDSEECYDLLAPVFTEMGFCYAFNSRHADTSWPWQSQTESEPFAEAFIHETDAKWSFLFNSYRNDTIIDIYIHATEEMAGLEQSAQHSWDRRVEKVSFSVKHTYTTEDARQLSIRQRRCVFADEQALETSDIYTYSACMRQCRMQRSRAACKCVPHFYPKIPGYRHCTVLELECIANHMASITDVSWCSCELGCSHTVYEVEKLTEVDTSKGPMSTTSLETEFVSWPMVRYKREVLFGWVDLLVSFGGIAGLFLGFSLLSGVELIYFFTLRAWCAAVRDRDTLKRERAERLARPKPPYDLSLVPWWKQPPAPRSARPLLVKSKDQPPQYSPPPGYTTFLP; encoded by the exons atgaaGGTGTACCCTGGCGTCTATCAGAGGAATGGATCAAAAACTGAGAAGGAGAAACATGACAACGGTATTTCTCTCTTTGCAACGAGCTTACGGCACCAGACTACGGAATTTTTCAACAATTCTTCTCTTCATGGCGTCCGGTATATTGCTGAGAAGGATCGACCATTTTGTGAAAA ATTTATGTGGTTCAGTTTCTGCGCGGTAGGAGCGGTGACCACTTGCATAATCATTGTCAGTTTATGGGAGAAATTCCAGACTAACCCGACGATAACAG GTTTGGACACGGATTTTCACAATTGGGAAGTGCCTTTCCCAGCGGTCACAATTTGCGATCTTAATCCGGTTGACGAAGAATTACTGCAACAATACATTAACAC GACATGGGGAGACACTCCACCCTCACACGCGGCAGAGATGCTCCGCTGGCTCGCGACCCTCAGCTACCACACGATAGTGGAGCGCGCTAAAGAGTTCGCGATCGACCCGGAGCTCGTCGGCCGAGGCTCCGAGGTGATGTCCTCACCAGCCGCGGACCCGAAGAAGGCTGTGTATAGC ATTGTTCGTCATCCTGATTCTCTGTTCTACGAGTGTGAATGGAAGGGTGATTCTGAGGAATGCTATGATCTGCTAGCGCCGGTCTTCACCGAGATGGGATTCTGTTATGCCTTCAATTCGCGGCACGCCGACACTTCTTGGCCATG GCAATCTCAAACCGAGTCGGAACCCTTCGCAGAGGCGTTTATTCACGAGACAGACGCCAAATGGTCCTTCCTTTTCAACTCATATCGCAATGACACCATAATTGAC ATTTATATCCACGCAACCGAAGAGATGGCGGGCCTAGAGCAAAGCGCCCAACATTCCTGGGACCGTCGCGTAGAAAAAGTTTCCTTCTCCGTGAAACACACGTATACGACGGAGGACGCACGTCAGCTGTCGATACGGCAGAGGCGCTGCGTTTTCGCCGACGAGCAGGCTCTGGAGACCTCTGATATATACACTTATTCCGCCTGTATGCGGCAGTGCCGCATGCAGCGGAGCAGAGCCGCATGCAAGTGTGTGCCCCATTTCTACCCTAAAATAC CGGGCTACCGACACTGTACAGTACTAGAGCTAGAGTGCATCGCGAATCACATGGCCTCCATCACAGATGTATCCTGGTGCTCCTGCGAGCTGGGCTGCTCACACACAGTGTATGAAGTGGAGAAACTGACCGAAGTCGA tacgaGCAAAGGCCCGATGTCAACAACGTCGTTAGAAACGGAATTCGTATCTTGGCCCATGGTGAGGTACAAACGTGAGGTGCTGTTCGGCTGGGTCGACTTGTTGG TATCGTTCGGCGGCATCGCCGGTCTCTTCCTCGGCTTCTCTCTGCTGTCTGGGGTTGAACTGATCTACTTCTTTACTTTACGCGCTTGGTGTGCAGCAGTGAGAGACAGAGACACTCTGAAACGCGAGCGGGCGGAGCGACTCGCTCGCCCGAAGCCACCGTACGACCTTAGCCTAGTGCCATG GTGGAAGCAACCGCCAGCCCCTCGCAGCGCGCGCCCACTCCTTGTGAAGAGCAAGGACCAGCCACCCCAATATTCACCGCCACCTGGTTACACCACTTTCTTACCTTAG